The following proteins are encoded in a genomic region of Cyclonatronum proteinivorum:
- a CDS encoding tetratricopeptide repeat protein, which yields MKAQTAAFYFSEGMEQLRLGDAEGASEAFRLSLEQNEAQPEAWRHLGISLLQLEAFWEAAKAAEQGLVHQPGSLPLLALRAQSLYHIDPKLALPAYEEAAEAARRHPDPAAAGITPAQMEALLGMLYEEIAGIRYESGDREGASEALRKARTLNADRFNVHNNLAYILMEAGQYAQAFEALEEGLARFPDHPDLLLMQANILGEQGEAEASVQVLERLHRAEPQNVNISIAYGRALLFNNEAVKANEHFQQMLALHPEERRYYRTLIDINRMRSNFRGLHAVLERKVAQFPDDEALARELAESFLTISEFETAHQQFDSLSVLLSDAELARRAAHALLFGDHNEEAVSYYQEISTRFPQAAVLKREHTRVLLELDRPEQARAVFTQLPESEQTGLLLALISRTEPDEDSRNVWRSRAAQTAWAPLSDWYAMQERAAEGQIYSEPELSSLTNRLLRYYRDQQRMVSGQVEVMLEQQAQEHPMPPPLREADQLRFLTEALTGITAFVRKQTSAETAQAYFDALLSQWPDSPLLYEAYANWLERRNSPDAAITALRQAVQLGARGPEVHHRMGILFEQSGEYMEAALAYERALSEDSRYSAAYRSLIRLSERETDPALSLEQLADRWYARFQNNAGNDMLREYLIETLHKSGQTARAREVTRR from the coding sequence TTGAAAGCTCAGACTGCGGCTTTCTATTTTAGTGAGGGCATGGAGCAGCTCAGGCTTGGAGATGCAGAAGGAGCCAGCGAGGCTTTCCGTCTCTCGCTCGAACAAAATGAAGCGCAACCCGAGGCCTGGCGCCATTTAGGCATCTCTTTGCTGCAGCTTGAAGCGTTTTGGGAAGCTGCCAAAGCCGCAGAGCAGGGGCTGGTACATCAGCCCGGCAGTTTGCCGCTTCTCGCACTGCGGGCACAGTCACTTTATCATATCGATCCAAAGCTTGCACTTCCCGCTTATGAAGAAGCCGCTGAGGCGGCACGCCGGCACCCTGATCCAGCGGCTGCAGGCATTACTCCGGCACAAATGGAGGCTTTACTGGGAATGCTCTACGAAGAAATTGCGGGTATTCGGTACGAAAGCGGGGATCGCGAGGGTGCTTCTGAAGCCCTGCGTAAGGCCCGGACCCTTAATGCTGACCGCTTTAACGTGCACAACAATCTTGCTTATATCCTGATGGAAGCCGGTCAGTATGCACAGGCCTTTGAAGCCCTTGAAGAGGGGTTGGCACGGTTTCCGGATCATCCGGATCTGCTGCTGATGCAGGCCAATATACTTGGGGAACAGGGGGAGGCAGAAGCGTCGGTTCAGGTACTGGAGCGTCTGCACCGGGCAGAACCGCAAAACGTGAATATTTCTATTGCCTACGGCAGGGCGCTGCTGTTTAATAATGAGGCCGTTAAAGCGAACGAGCATTTCCAGCAGATGCTTGCGCTTCATCCTGAAGAGCGGCGGTACTACCGCACCCTGATCGACATCAACCGGATGAGATCTAACTTTCGCGGCCTTCATGCTGTACTCGAAAGGAAGGTTGCGCAGTTTCCGGATGATGAAGCGCTGGCCCGTGAACTTGCAGAATCCTTTCTGACGATCAGCGAGTTTGAAACCGCCCACCAGCAGTTTGATTCCCTGTCGGTTTTGCTGTCAGATGCTGAGCTCGCCCGTCGTGCGGCACATGCCCTTCTTTTTGGAGACCACAATGAAGAAGCTGTATCATATTATCAGGAGATAAGCACGCGTTTCCCGCAGGCTGCAGTACTGAAGCGCGAGCACACGCGGGTACTGCTCGAGCTGGATCGTCCTGAGCAGGCAAGGGCTGTTTTTACGCAGCTTCCGGAATCAGAGCAGACCGGGCTGTTGCTGGCACTAATAAGCCGGACTGAGCCGGACGAGGACTCACGCAATGTATGGCGCAGCAGGGCGGCACAAACAGCATGGGCACCGCTAAGCGACTGGTACGCCATGCAGGAAAGGGCTGCGGAAGGGCAAATCTACTCCGAGCCTGAGCTTAGTTCGCTAACCAATCGATTGCTTAGGTATTATCGTGATCAGCAGAGGATGGTTTCAGGACAGGTGGAAGTCATGCTGGAACAGCAGGCGCAGGAACATCCCATGCCGCCTCCCCTGCGCGAGGCCGATCAGCTGCGTTTCCTTACGGAGGCTTTAACCGGCATAACGGCATTTGTGCGTAAGCAAACTTCCGCTGAAACTGCTCAAGCTTATTTTGATGCCCTACTGAGTCAGTGGCCCGACAGTCCGCTTTTGTATGAGGCCTATGCCAATTGGCTCGAGCGTCGTAACAGTCCTGATGCCGCTATCACAGCCCTCAGACAGGCGGTTCAGCTTGGTGCACGTGGGCCGGAAGTGCATCACCGCATGGGGATACTTTTTGAGCAATCAGGTGAATACATGGAGGCTGCACTTGCTTATGAACGCGCCCTGAGCGAAGATTCCCGGTACAGTGCTGCATACCGAAGCTTAATCCGCTTAAGCGAGCGTGAAACGGACCCGGCACTCAGCCTTGAACAGCTCGCTGACCGCTGGTACGCCCGTTTTCAAAATAATGCGGGCAATGATATGCTGCGCGAGTACCTGATTGAGACCCTCCATAAATCCGGGCAAACAGCCCGTGCCCGGGAAGTTACCCGGAGATAA